In Gopherus flavomarginatus isolate rGopFla2 chromosome 1, rGopFla2.mat.asm, whole genome shotgun sequence, a single genomic region encodes these proteins:
- the LOC127043221 gene encoding LOW QUALITY PROTEIN: uncharacterized protein LOC127043221 (The sequence of the model RefSeq protein was modified relative to this genomic sequence to represent the inferred CDS: inserted 2 bases in 1 codon) — protein sequence MADRPERRTALVNRELARYNIDIAALSETHLANEEHLSESGGGYTFFWSGRSSDERCESGVGFTIKNHLVQKLASPPKGVNNRLMTMQLPLQKGKQATLISAYAPTMTNPEDVKDKFCEELDALLSSVHRTDKLILLGDFNTRVGCDAAAWEGVIGKNGVGKCNSNGLLLLKTCAAHDLLITNTVFRLPTCNRTSWMHPRSKHWHLIDYVIIRRRDRQDVRVTKAMCGADCWTDHRLIVSKVKLRIMPKRRPQGCKALKRINVSKLKNSRITENLAEDLEKELADLRNEDDVEKDWERFRNTVHTAASKVLGPSTCRRQDWFDENDAEIQALLAEKHRLHRAYQNNPSSAAKKTAFINVRKTVQNQLCKMRDLWLSAKADEIQAYADRNDYEQFWIHSTGIRDASIVHLYKRKGNRQVCNNHREISLLSTVGKVLARVLLNRLIIHLEQGLLPESQCSFRKGRGTIDMIFAARQLQEKCQEQNCELYTTFVDLTKAFDSVSRQGLWRIMLKFGCPDRFKQMVCQFHHGMMACVLDDGETSEAFPVTNSIRQECVLAPTLFSMIFSATPTDAFQHCTEGVXALRTDGKLFNLRRLPAITKVKETVLRDFLFA from the exons ATGGCAGACAGACCGGAGAGAAGAACAGCACTTGTCAACAGAGAGCTTGCACGCTACAACATTGACATTGCAGCCCTTAGCGAAACTCACCTTGCTAATGAAGAACATCTGTCTGAGTCAGGCGGAGGCTATACATTCTTCTGGAGTGGCCGCAGCAGTGATGAGCGTTGCGAATCTGGAGTTGGCTTCACCATCAAGAATCATCTTGTTCAGAAACTTGCCAGTCCCCCCAAGGGTGTGAATAACCGACTCATGACAATGCAGCTTCcgcttcaaaaaggaaaacaagctacttTGATCAGCGCATATGCTCCCACAATGACCaacccagaggatgtgaaggataaattctgcgaagaactagatgctctgctatcatcagtgcacCGCACAGACAAGCTGATCCTGCTTGGCGATTTTAACACAAGAGTCGGATGCGATGccgcagcctgggaaggagtcattgggaaaaatggagtgggaaagtgtaacagcaatggcctgttactgctgaaaacttgtgcagcacatgaccttctgatcaccaATACGGTCTTCCGCCTCCCTACCTGTAACAGGACGTCATGGATGCATCCCCGTTCCAAGCACTGGCATCTGATCGACTATgtcatcatcaggagaagggacagacaagatgtcagggttacaaaagctatgtgcggCGCTGACTGTTGGACGGATCACAGGCTCATAGTATCCAAAGTGAAGCTCCGTATCATGCCGAAGAGACGACCACAAGGCTGTAAGGCTCTCAAAAGGATCAACGTGtcgaagctgaagaacagccgcatcactgaaaatctagcgGAAGACCTAGAGAAAGAGCTTGCTGATCTTCGTAATGAGGATGATGTTGAGAAAGACTGGGAGCGATTCCGCAACACTGTCCATACAGCTGCATCGAAGGTATTGGGGCCCTCCACATGCAGGCGGCAAGACTGGTTTGAcgaaaatgatgcagaaatccaggccttacttgCTGAGAAGCACCGCCTGCATCGTGCATATCAGAACAACCCATCCTCTGCGGCAAAGAAGACCGCCTTTATCAACGTTCGCAAAACAGTACAGAACCAACTATGCAAAATGCGGGACTTGTGGCTGAGcgccaaagcagatgaaatacaggcgTATGCAGACAGGAACGACTATGAGCAGTTCT ggatccattccacaggaattaGAGACGCGTCCATcgtgcacctctataagaggaagggcaatcgcCAGGTATGCAACAATCACCGTGAAATCTCTCTGCTCTCTACAGTGGGGAAAGTTCTTGCACGGGTTCTGTTGAACCGATTGATCAttcacctggagcagggcttactgccagaatcacagtgcaGCTTCCGCAAGGGacgtgggactattgacatgatcttcgctgcgcgtcagctacaggagaaatgtcaagagcagaactgtgaactctacacaacttttgtggacctcacgaAAGCGTTTGACTCTGTCAGtcgccagggcctgtggaggatcatgtTGAAATTTggctgtccagacagattcaAACAAATGGTATGTCAATTTCATCACGGTATGATGGCTTGTGTCCTGGATGAtggtgaaacatctgaggccttcccagtcaccaacAGCATCAGGCAAGAGTgtgttttagcacccactttgttcagcatgatattttctgccactccgactgatgcctttcaacactgcactgaaggagt ggccttaagaactgatgggaaactattcaatctgaggcgactgcctgccatcaccaaggtgaaggaaactgtacttcgagactttctctttgcc